The nucleotide window gagagaaaaaaagttaaattttctcTTTACTTGTTTGGTTGaatagaaaaataagaagaaaaaattataaaaaaaaaatatttatttttgtatatatagttttctttaaaaagattataattataattttagtagattttacaattttttactctttttcttctcttttttctttatcaaaggAGGATTTTTTTTAGGTGGAtctcacaaatattttttgtcctCTCTACTTCTGTACTCAACCAAATAACATGAAATCACTTTTTATCTTCTACTTCtctcatctcatttttttttcttctcaatttctATTCATTCTATAGAACAATTGTCATTTAAAATATGTACAAATAACATTTTAACCATAcaattataatatatgaattattaaagGGAATTCTGATGGAGCTGCCAAAAGGCATCCTGGGAGAGCTATTTTCATTGCTCAACTGTGGAGAGCTATTTTGGCCATTGAAACTTCTTGGCAAAAAGGTTTGGGTAAGATTTTGGCTTGAAACAAACTCGACTTTAGTCATTCAATCTTTCACCAAACCTATTCTCGTCCCTTGGAAACTCAGGAATCGTTCCCTCAGTAGCCTTTTTGTGACCACTCATGCATTTTCAGATTTCTCATATTTGCAGGGAAGGTAATACCTGCGTTGACAAATTAGTTGACCATGGTATTACAGTTAATACTTTCACTTGGTGGGACTCTGTTTCCTCTTTTTGTATAGCTGATGATATGCACAATAGGTTACATTTTCCTAACTATATAGATTTTGTTGATACCTCTTTGCTCATGGGTGTTGGTATAGTccccccatatatatatatttttttttacctatttcTTCAATATAATACTTTAGCTTGTTGAGGTTGTCAActtagttgaaatttattgtctttttcACAACTATAgcttgtcatttttttaaaaatatatatggattattaaaatgaaaacttaataaataattatatgactaCTAAACAAGTCGTGTACATTAATTTGTTAATCTTAGCCATCAAAATAAATTCCAAGTTATGATTAATATTCAATCTAAGTGTTTTTACATAGTATACTCTCTCTCTAACCGGCGAAATCCCACCCAAGAACAACCTCAACTAGACGACTACGTCTCAACCACAAATTGGCGTCTCTCCTTTACTATGCACAATCAATGTTATTATAATGAATCATGACCAGACCACATGGCTGTCATTATCTTTTTCACTTTTGACCGCTAGTAGaattattttgcttttcttcGTGAATCAAGATCTGATCATAATGCCAAAATATGCCTAGCATCTCACAagcataaagagaaaaaaaaaataatgtggaCACCTTCACTTATTATACATATCATtgcatatttctttcttttttttttctctttctaaggttgtgtttcctTAGTGTGATAGAAgataaattttatacttttatgtgATAttcatactttttatattttattttatttatattttgtttgttccATTTTCTTATGGCCCAAGCCCAACTAGGATGCGGGCAAGTAGcaaaaatttcatttcattttttcgaagagaaaaaaatataatatattcatttcaTAAGCCTATAatacattacatttttttagggTTGAAACCtaacattacattttttatttatatacacgTGACAGATCCAGCTCCTTTGTCACACCTCGTACACTCCCACTATGACAGATGAAACCTCAGTGTAATACAATCTTGCTCAGACCTTTTGATTTCTGTTCAAAATTGCAATACAATCCCGAAGAAACAGTTTCGAGTAGCTAGAAATAGACAAGAGCATGATTGAGGCCTATGTCCAGGACACATCAAgccataatttatatatatatatatatatatatatatatatatatatatatatatgtcataaTTTATGCAAACCTGCAGTCCATCCCAAAATGGACTAGTTCACTCACTGAATACATACATACAAATACACCTATAACTCAAAAAAAGAGAGTCTAGTTTGCAAGCTTATCAAGGTGGTAATCCATGATTTGGGAGATGGCTTCAAGAAATGCCGATTCCTCCATGCCAGGAAGCAAGGAATCTTGGGCTTCCCCAATAATTTCTTCAATGACAGATTCCTTGTTCAAATTTTCCCGACACATAATGCTTCCAATTGCATAGGGAGTAAGGCCTCTTTCAACCCCTTTCTTTAGTAGCATTGTGGAAATGCGAAGTGTTCTAGCACACTCAAGTGGAATATCCCATCCATAACATTTCAAAAGTTCCAAGTCTTTTTCAGCATCCAGAGAATTGATGTAATCCACAGTCTCAGGAGAGTAAGGCTGACGTGCTTGTGGCCAGTAAAGCCAATCAAATGAGCAATCTTCAAACTGCAGAAAGAATAATGAAGTTACTCCATATTCAAGCTATGTAAGaataaaatcttaatttatAGGATGTGGACCTCTAGTAGACTAGGATGTATCAATGCAACACCCTAATTCCTAGTATCTATCAAATTCTCACATCTAATCAGCTCTGTGGATGCCAAAAGGGGAATGCAAAATAATAGCAGAAATTCAGGAAAAAAATGGAATTAGTGTGTGTTTGGGTgagcacttaaaaaaaattaattttgaatgaaattgattttgcaaGATTTTTATAATGGTAAAAAATGagttaattgaaataatttgtgtttgaatgcttttattctaaaataaaaatattagtaaaaataaaagttatttcaattgaaaattgatttttgacTCAATCAATTCTTCAACACAGTACCAGACATAGGAGCATTTATCTAAAATCGTATTAGCTGGTAGTTCAACGTGATTTTAGATGATTCAACATGAatccaaaaataagaaaaagaaatgcttACTTTATCTGGTAGACAATAGCCATGATCAATAGGAATGAGCTTTATCTGGCCATCTGCCTCCTTTCTGATCAATATATTCCCAGCATGCCTGTCTGCATTAGCCAATCTTATATCAAGCACAGCAATCTTATGCACCTCCTCCACTGGGAATGCCGAGGGTCCATAGTCCTCACAATTACCATCATTACTCATGAACTTCTGCAGTGACCCAATCTTAACATGTTTTGAGGAGCAAGCAAACCCATTTGGGTGGTTAAATTCTTGGTGCAAGCACTGCACCATAACAGAAGGGGGAACACCAGAGAACCCCACTGCTTCACCGGACGCCAAACGCGGTCCACTCTTGGGATGATCCAATAAATAAGCTGCAACTTCCCTCAAGGCTCCTTCTCCAACCTTTGTCCCTCTTTTCAAACCTTCACCATTAGATGAATTTGGAAGACCTCTTGGGTTGTTCACCGCCATTGGTTCCTCATCCATGGGCTTGAAAACCGAAACATGCTCCTGACCTGTTGAATCTCGCATCAAGTATGTCCCTCCAGTGCCCTCAGAGGACCTAATAGGGTGATTTCCTTTCTTCAAACCTTCAAATGTGGAGTTTATCATGTcccaaaggaaaggaaaaaaattgatcTTAGGGTTCACAATAATTGGCTCCAACCAGAAACCTACATCAGGTGGCACCTTTGCTATCTGAACATGTTTTTCCCATTTATGTTTTACTCTCTTAGCTGGTGCCTCCACCGAGAGATTCAAATCCTTGTGAATTGGTGTGGTCCTAACCTTAGCCGATTTCTTAATTATCAAATGAATCACATCATCATCACTCTTGCATATGTCATGGAAGAGACTCTGGTCATCGAGCTTCTCATCATTGCAGAAAAGCTCTTGATCATCCTCAAGATCAATGAAACCTTCCCCTTTCTTCTTTCTAATGCGTTGCTTCAGATACCCCACATTCCGGTGTCTATCGATGTGGAACTCGAACTCCTTCCCAGAAACGGTCCTCACAACAATGAAGAGAAGATCAGAGAGGCGAAGAACCAAGTGAAGAACATTGCCATCGGTGACACCATACTCCTTGATGAGGGTGCCATTGCGAGCTAGCTCTCTGCCACTAAAAACCAGCTTCTGCTTCTTCACCACGAAGCCTTTGCACTGCTGAATCCTCAGTTTCACCGAAGCAATGGAATCAGACTCAAACACACGCATTGGGGTCACAGCACCATCCACTGTGAGGTAAATCAAGATTGGCTCGCCAGAACAATGTCCTGGTTGCCCTTCCCAATGTACCTTTTCTTTGCAAACT belongs to Glycine soja cultivar W05 chromosome 5, ASM419377v2, whole genome shotgun sequence and includes:
- the LOC114413461 gene encoding phosphatidylinositol 4-kinase gamma 4-like, which encodes MSIALSSVCKEKVHWEGQPGHCSGEPILIYLTVDGAVTPMRVFESDSIASVKLRIQQCKGFVVKKQKLVFSGRELARNGTLIKEYGVTDGNVLHLVLRLSDLLFIVVRTVSGKEFEFHIDRHRNVGYLKQRIRKKKGEGFIDLEDDQELFCNDEKLDDQSLFHDICKSDDDVIHLIIKKSAKVRTTPIHKDLNLSVEAPAKRVKHKWEKHVQIAKVPPDVGFWLEPIIVNPKINFFPFLWDMINSTFEGLKKGNHPIRSSEGTGGTYLMRDSTGQEHVSVFKPMDEEPMAVNNPRGLPNSSNGEGLKRGTKVGEGALREVAAYLLDHPKSGPRLASGEAVGFSGVPPSVMVQCLHQEFNHPNGFACSSKHVKIGSLQKFMSNDGNCEDYGPSAFPVEEVHKIAVLDIRLANADRHAGNILIRKEADGQIKLIPIDHGYCLPDKFEDCSFDWLYWPQARQPYSPETVDYINSLDAEKDLELLKCYGWDIPLECARTLRISTMLLKKGVERGLTPYAIGSIMCRENLNKESVIEEIIGEAQDSLLPGMEESAFLEAISQIMDYHLDKLAN